A section of the Aricia agestis chromosome 4, ilAriAges1.1, whole genome shotgun sequence genome encodes:
- the LOC121725943 gene encoding lysM and putative peptidoglycan-binding domain-containing protein 2, whose product MEEDRLFDERVSIRESARPLKKYGSTCNHMKRNEEYIKHIMTKGDTLQGIALKYGVTMEKIRRANRLFASDSLFLREYLLIPVTKDSPFYENGERVTELGPPTHRASIAGMPTNDFSPGSPDEKETFDNFLNRLDSSIASIKKHVEKTKENSEFVKDLEQSYPRSRPTARLRQSASMGASTSYNEVVPPPLPPPPLTQGRRVDRSLRCLEQVHDDLFQL is encoded by the exons ATGGAGGAGGATCGTCTCTTTGACGAACGAGTCTCAATAAGAGAATCTGCTCgtcctttaaaaaaatacggaAGTACGTGTAATCATATGAAGAGGAACGAGGAATACATAAAGCACATAATGACTAAAGGGGATACGTTACAAGGCATAGCTCTAAAATATGGTGTCACA ATGGAGAAAATACGACGAGCAAACCGCTTATTCGCCTCAGACAGTTTATTTTTAAGAGAGTATTTATTAATTCCTGTGACCAAAGACTCTCCCTTCTACGAGAATGGTGAAAGAGTAACAGAATTGGGTCCACCCACTCACCGAGCTTCAATAGCGGGGATGCCCACAAACGACTTCTCCCCTGGAAGCCCGGATGAGAAGGAGACTTTTGATAACTTCCTAAATAGACTAGATTCATCTATTGCGAGTATCAAGAAACATGTAGAAAAAACTAAGGAGAATAGCGA GTTCGTGAAAGACCTGGAGCAGAGCTACCCGCGGTCGCGGCCGACGGCGCGGCTGCGGCAGTCGGCGTCGATGGGCGCGTCCACGTCGTACAACGAGGTGgtgccgccgccgctgccgccgccgccgctcacGCAGGGCCGCCGCGTCGACCGCTCGCTGCGATGCCTCGAGCAGGTGCACGACGACCTGTTCCAGTTGTAG
- the LOC121726150 gene encoding bilin-binding protein-like gives MFISLLFTAALLVLARAQDCPQVDLVTNFDLASYAQGTWYEIARYTNDLEKYGNCVATNYTKRGDNDYVIEVSEVQNGKRIVYDGLLDLSTDDHLKGIVNYVFLDGKSNYKMAISFLAVDYNSYAIKYSCMTDPKGKGKIELAWIFSRTKLLTDSAEAAIDSYLSSSKLLDKTKFFYDAFSDDSCKFTDSSVDRTLPKRMT, from the exons ATGTTTATCTCTCTGTTGTTCACCGCTGCCCTGCTGGTCCTTGCTCGGGCCCAGGACTGCCCACAAGTAGACCTCGTCACAAACTTCGACCTGGCTTCG TACGCCCAAGGCACTTGGTATGAAATAGCGAGGTACACCAATGATCTCGAGAAGTATGGCAACTGCGTAGCCACCAACTACACCAAGAGGGGTGATAACGACTACGTGATCGAGGTGAGCGAGGTGCAGAACGGCAAGCGCATCGTGTACGACGGTCTGCTGGACCTGTCCACTGACGACCATCTCAAGGGCATCGTCAACTATGTGTTTTTGG ACGGTAAATCCAACTACAAGATGGCCATATCGTTCCTGGCGGTGGACTACAACAGCTACGCCATCAAGTATTCCTGCATGACCGATCCCAAGGGCAAAGGCAAGATTG AGCTGGCGTGGATCTTCTCCCGCACCAAGCTGCTGACGGACAGCGCCGAGGCCGCCATCGACAGCTACCTCTCCTCGTCGAAGCTCCTCGACAAGACCAAGTTCTTCTACGACGCCTTCAGCGACGACTCCTGCAAATTCACCGACAGCAGCGTCGACAGGACTCTGCCCAAGAGAATGACATAA